A window of Syngnathoides biaculeatus isolate LvHL_M chromosome 9, ASM1980259v1, whole genome shotgun sequence contains these coding sequences:
- the zp3c gene encoding zona pellucida sperm-binding protein 3 isoform X1, producing MGLMHMWIFLFLFYLAYSKPLASVQEYEDAELERGSLQAQLENDTEDVPPGLAPISTMFNDRFQRSISSARPRAPWYRVVPFSKDPKELFKPEKGVRPVPDSVKEMLLAPPPTLASPGGAAKSKRVEVLCHVDRMYVKVSKELFSTRNAFKDLKLGKCPVNEGTAEHYYLLYLLKSDCGFQRESTEDYLFISIVLHYKPTTPVIRELPFDVALRCKYPRHFHSFNPGISIELKRGTVYKPLRSKNAYTITPQDASGHEIFGDKMFILGQPMYFEVKQVERIATEQRLYINKCFMTAFQDPYSEPKYTIIDNQGCMIDSMVTKQSAFLKGPLNSQKFSVSAFIFKDTAVSSSSPLYLHCEFSMDDPTPTSSTKACNYHRATKNFHKMKKCLWFRWKELYGNDRVCACCESSCLPISKASGNMVSSPSWKVGFGTKDGNPKFELQPRSTNWGTISLEDSSDHSDFLSYWV from the exons ATGGGGTTAATGCATATGTGGATTTTCttatttctgttttatttgGCCTATTCGAAGCCACTGGCAAGTGTTCAAGAATATGAAGATGCAGAATTAGAACGTGGGAGTTTGCAGGCGCAGCTGGAGAATGACACTGAAGACGTACCTCCAGGCCTTGCACCCATATCCACAATGTTTAATGACAGATTCCAAAGGAGTATATCTTCAGCACGACCGAGAGCTCCATGGTATCGAGTTGTTCCTTTCTCAAAGGACCCGAAAGAGCTATTCAAGCCAGAAAAAGGTGTTAGACCTGTCCCAGACTCCGTCAAGGAAATGTTGCTTGCACCACCTCCCACTCTTGCCTCACCCGGAGGAGCAGCCAAATCGAAGCGTGTTGAGGTCTTGTGCCACGTTGACCGCATGTACGTCAAAGTAAGCAAGGAGCTTTTTTCAACGAGAAACGCTTTCAAAGACTTGAAACTTGGCAAGTGTCCTGTAAATGAAGGCACTGCAGAACATTATTACCTTCTCTACCTTTTGAAAAGTGACTGTGGATTCCAGAGAGAG AGTACTGAAGACTACTTGTTCATCAGTATTGTACTCCACTATAAGCCAACAACTCCAGTTATTAGGGAGCTACCATTTGATGTTGCCTTGCGATGCAAATATCCAAG GCATTTTCACTCCTTCAATCCTGGCATCTCTATCGAACTGAAGCGAGGCACAGTTTACAAACCCCTACGATCAAAAAATGCTTATACCATTACTCCACAAGATG catcGGGGCATGAGATATTTGGTGATAAAATGTTTATCCTGGGACAGCCAATGTACTTTGAGGTGAAACAAGTAGAGAGAATAGCAACTGAGCAGAGACTTTACATCAACAAGTGTTTCATGACTGCGTTCCAAGATCCTTACTCTGAACCTAAATACACCATTATTGACAACCAAGG TTGTATGATTGATAGTATGGTGACAAAACAGTCTGCGTTTCTCAAGGGCCCCTTAAACAGCCAAAAATTCTCAGTGAGCGCCTTCATATTTAAAGACACTGCAGTTTCATCATCTTCG CCACTCTATCTGCACTGTGAATTCTCTATGGACGATCCAACACCAACTTCAAGTACGAAGGCTTGCAATTATCACCGCGCTACCAAAAA TTTCcacaaaatgaagaaatgtCTGTGGTTCAGGTGGAAGGAGTTGTATGGTAATGACAGGGTTTGTGCCTGCTGTGAATCTTCCTGCTTGCCAATTTCAAAAG CTTCTGGGAACATGGTCTCAAGTCCGTCTTGGAAGGTCGGATTTGGAACGAAGGATGGAAACCCGAAGTTTGAGCTGCAGCCAAGATCTACTAACTGGGGCACCATCAGTTTGGAGGACTCGTCTGACCACAGTGACTTTCTTAGCTACTGGGTGTGA
- the zp3c gene encoding zona pellucida sperm-binding protein 3 isoform X4, whose translation MGLMHMWIFLFLFYLAYSKPLASVQEYEDAELERGSLQAQLENDTEDVPPGLAPISTMFNDRFQRSISSARPRAPWYRVVPFSKDPKELFKPEKGVRPVPDSVKEMLLAPPPTLASPGGAAKSKRVEVLCHVDRMYVKVSKELFSTRNAFKDLKLGKCPVNEGTAEHYYLLYLLKSDCGFQRESTEDYLFISIVLHYKPTTPVIRELPFDVALRCKYPRHFHSFNPGISIELKRGTVYKPLRSKNAYTITPQDASGHEIFGDKMFILGQPMYFEVKQVERIATEQRLYINKCFMTAFQDPYSEPKYTIIDNQGCMIDSMVTKQSAFLKGPLNSQKFSVSAFIFKDTAVSSSSPLYLHCEFSMDDPTPTSSTKACNYHRATKKSFNHRIELQQLLGTWSQVRLGRSDLERRMETRSLSCSQDLLTGAPSVWRTRLTTVTFLATGCDL comes from the exons ATGGGGTTAATGCATATGTGGATTTTCttatttctgttttatttgGCCTATTCGAAGCCACTGGCAAGTGTTCAAGAATATGAAGATGCAGAATTAGAACGTGGGAGTTTGCAGGCGCAGCTGGAGAATGACACTGAAGACGTACCTCCAGGCCTTGCACCCATATCCACAATGTTTAATGACAGATTCCAAAGGAGTATATCTTCAGCACGACCGAGAGCTCCATGGTATCGAGTTGTTCCTTTCTCAAAGGACCCGAAAGAGCTATTCAAGCCAGAAAAAGGTGTTAGACCTGTCCCAGACTCCGTCAAGGAAATGTTGCTTGCACCACCTCCCACTCTTGCCTCACCCGGAGGAGCAGCCAAATCGAAGCGTGTTGAGGTCTTGTGCCACGTTGACCGCATGTACGTCAAAGTAAGCAAGGAGCTTTTTTCAACGAGAAACGCTTTCAAAGACTTGAAACTTGGCAAGTGTCCTGTAAATGAAGGCACTGCAGAACATTATTACCTTCTCTACCTTTTGAAAAGTGACTGTGGATTCCAGAGAGAG AGTACTGAAGACTACTTGTTCATCAGTATTGTACTCCACTATAAGCCAACAACTCCAGTTATTAGGGAGCTACCATTTGATGTTGCCTTGCGATGCAAATATCCAAG GCATTTTCACTCCTTCAATCCTGGCATCTCTATCGAACTGAAGCGAGGCACAGTTTACAAACCCCTACGATCAAAAAATGCTTATACCATTACTCCACAAGATG catcGGGGCATGAGATATTTGGTGATAAAATGTTTATCCTGGGACAGCCAATGTACTTTGAGGTGAAACAAGTAGAGAGAATAGCAACTGAGCAGAGACTTTACATCAACAAGTGTTTCATGACTGCGTTCCAAGATCCTTACTCTGAACCTAAATACACCATTATTGACAACCAAGG TTGTATGATTGATAGTATGGTGACAAAACAGTCTGCGTTTCTCAAGGGCCCCTTAAACAGCCAAAAATTCTCAGTGAGCGCCTTCATATTTAAAGACACTGCAGTTTCATCATCTTCG CCACTCTATCTGCACTGTGAATTCTCTATGGACGATCCAACACCAACTTCAAGTACGAAGGCTTGCAATTATCACCGCGCTACCAAAAA aaGCTTTAATCATCGGATTGAATTACAACAGCTTCTGGGAACATGGTCTCAAGTCCGTCTTGGAAGGTCGGATTTGGAACGAAGGATGGAAACCCGAAGTTTGAGCTGCAGCCAAGATCTACTAACTGGGGCACCATCAGTTTGGAGGACTCGTCTGACCACAGTGACTTTCTTAGCTACTGGGTGTGATCTTTGA
- the zp3c gene encoding zona pellucida sperm-binding protein 3 isoform X3: protein MGLMHMWIFLFLFYLAYSKPLASVQEYEDAELERGSLQAQLENDTEDVPPGLAPISTMFNDRFQRSISSARPRAPWYRVVPFSKDPKELFKPEKGVRPVPDSVKEMLLAPPPTLASPGGAAKSKRVEVLCHVDRMYVKVSKELFSTRNAFKDLKLGKCPVNEGTAEHYYLLYLLKSDCGFQRESTEDYLFISIVLHYKPTTPVIRELPFDVALRCKYPRHFHSFNPGISIELKRGTVYKPLRSKNAYTITPQDASGHEIFGDKMFILGQPMYFEVKQVERIATEQRLYINKCFMTAFQDPYSEPKYTIIDNQGCMIDSMVTKQSAFLKGPLNSQKFSVSAFIFKDTAVSSSSPLYLHCEFSMDDPTPTSSTKACNYHRATKKWKELYGNDRVCACCESSCLPISKASGNMVSSPSWKVGFGTKDGNPKFELQPRSTNWGTISLEDSSDHSDFLSYWV, encoded by the exons ATGGGGTTAATGCATATGTGGATTTTCttatttctgttttatttgGCCTATTCGAAGCCACTGGCAAGTGTTCAAGAATATGAAGATGCAGAATTAGAACGTGGGAGTTTGCAGGCGCAGCTGGAGAATGACACTGAAGACGTACCTCCAGGCCTTGCACCCATATCCACAATGTTTAATGACAGATTCCAAAGGAGTATATCTTCAGCACGACCGAGAGCTCCATGGTATCGAGTTGTTCCTTTCTCAAAGGACCCGAAAGAGCTATTCAAGCCAGAAAAAGGTGTTAGACCTGTCCCAGACTCCGTCAAGGAAATGTTGCTTGCACCACCTCCCACTCTTGCCTCACCCGGAGGAGCAGCCAAATCGAAGCGTGTTGAGGTCTTGTGCCACGTTGACCGCATGTACGTCAAAGTAAGCAAGGAGCTTTTTTCAACGAGAAACGCTTTCAAAGACTTGAAACTTGGCAAGTGTCCTGTAAATGAAGGCACTGCAGAACATTATTACCTTCTCTACCTTTTGAAAAGTGACTGTGGATTCCAGAGAGAG AGTACTGAAGACTACTTGTTCATCAGTATTGTACTCCACTATAAGCCAACAACTCCAGTTATTAGGGAGCTACCATTTGATGTTGCCTTGCGATGCAAATATCCAAG GCATTTTCACTCCTTCAATCCTGGCATCTCTATCGAACTGAAGCGAGGCACAGTTTACAAACCCCTACGATCAAAAAATGCTTATACCATTACTCCACAAGATG catcGGGGCATGAGATATTTGGTGATAAAATGTTTATCCTGGGACAGCCAATGTACTTTGAGGTGAAACAAGTAGAGAGAATAGCAACTGAGCAGAGACTTTACATCAACAAGTGTTTCATGACTGCGTTCCAAGATCCTTACTCTGAACCTAAATACACCATTATTGACAACCAAGG TTGTATGATTGATAGTATGGTGACAAAACAGTCTGCGTTTCTCAAGGGCCCCTTAAACAGCCAAAAATTCTCAGTGAGCGCCTTCATATTTAAAGACACTGCAGTTTCATCATCTTCG CCACTCTATCTGCACTGTGAATTCTCTATGGACGATCCAACACCAACTTCAAGTACGAAGGCTTGCAATTATCACCGCGCTACCAAAAA GTGGAAGGAGTTGTATGGTAATGACAGGGTTTGTGCCTGCTGTGAATCTTCCTGCTTGCCAATTTCAAAAG CTTCTGGGAACATGGTCTCAAGTCCGTCTTGGAAGGTCGGATTTGGAACGAAGGATGGAAACCCGAAGTTTGAGCTGCAGCCAAGATCTACTAACTGGGGCACCATCAGTTTGGAGGACTCGTCTGACCACAGTGACTTTCTTAGCTACTGGGTGTGA
- the zp3c gene encoding zona pellucida sperm-binding protein 3 isoform X2, with protein MGLMHMWIFLFLFYLAYSKPLASVQEYEDAELERGSLQAQLENDTEDVPPGLAPISTMFNDRFQRSISSARPRAPWYRVVPFSKDPKELFKPEKGVRPVPDSVKEMLLAPPPTLASPGGAAKSKRVEVLCHVDRMYVKVSKELFSTRNAFKDLKLGKCPVNEGTAEHYYLLYLLKSDCGFQRESTEDYLFISIVLHYKPTTPVIRELPFDVALRCKYPRHFHSFNPGISIELKRGTVYKPLRSKNAYTITPQDASGHEIFGDKMFILGQPMYFEVKQVERIATEQRLYINKCFMTAFQDPYSEPKYTIIDNQGCMIDSMVTKQSAFLKGPLNSQKFSVSAFIFKDTAVSSSSPLYLHCEFSMDDPTPTSSTKACNYHRATKKNVCGSGGRSCMVMTGFVPAVNLPACQFQKLLGTWSQVRLGRSDLERRMETRSLSCSQDLLTGAPSVWRTRLTTVTFLATGCDL; from the exons ATGGGGTTAATGCATATGTGGATTTTCttatttctgttttatttgGCCTATTCGAAGCCACTGGCAAGTGTTCAAGAATATGAAGATGCAGAATTAGAACGTGGGAGTTTGCAGGCGCAGCTGGAGAATGACACTGAAGACGTACCTCCAGGCCTTGCACCCATATCCACAATGTTTAATGACAGATTCCAAAGGAGTATATCTTCAGCACGACCGAGAGCTCCATGGTATCGAGTTGTTCCTTTCTCAAAGGACCCGAAAGAGCTATTCAAGCCAGAAAAAGGTGTTAGACCTGTCCCAGACTCCGTCAAGGAAATGTTGCTTGCACCACCTCCCACTCTTGCCTCACCCGGAGGAGCAGCCAAATCGAAGCGTGTTGAGGTCTTGTGCCACGTTGACCGCATGTACGTCAAAGTAAGCAAGGAGCTTTTTTCAACGAGAAACGCTTTCAAAGACTTGAAACTTGGCAAGTGTCCTGTAAATGAAGGCACTGCAGAACATTATTACCTTCTCTACCTTTTGAAAAGTGACTGTGGATTCCAGAGAGAG AGTACTGAAGACTACTTGTTCATCAGTATTGTACTCCACTATAAGCCAACAACTCCAGTTATTAGGGAGCTACCATTTGATGTTGCCTTGCGATGCAAATATCCAAG GCATTTTCACTCCTTCAATCCTGGCATCTCTATCGAACTGAAGCGAGGCACAGTTTACAAACCCCTACGATCAAAAAATGCTTATACCATTACTCCACAAGATG catcGGGGCATGAGATATTTGGTGATAAAATGTTTATCCTGGGACAGCCAATGTACTTTGAGGTGAAACAAGTAGAGAGAATAGCAACTGAGCAGAGACTTTACATCAACAAGTGTTTCATGACTGCGTTCCAAGATCCTTACTCTGAACCTAAATACACCATTATTGACAACCAAGG TTGTATGATTGATAGTATGGTGACAAAACAGTCTGCGTTTCTCAAGGGCCCCTTAAACAGCCAAAAATTCTCAGTGAGCGCCTTCATATTTAAAGACACTGCAGTTTCATCATCTTCG CCACTCTATCTGCACTGTGAATTCTCTATGGACGATCCAACACCAACTTCAAGTACGAAGGCTTGCAATTATCACCGCGCTACCAAAAA aaatgtCTGTGGTTCAGGTGGAAGGAGTTGTATGGTAATGACAGGGTTTGTGCCTGCTGTGAATCTTCCTGCTTGCCAATTTCAAAAG CTTCTGGGAACATGGTCTCAAGTCCGTCTTGGAAGGTCGGATTTGGAACGAAGGATGGAAACCCGAAGTTTGAGCTGCAGCCAAGATCTACTAACTGGGGCACCATCAGTTTGGAGGACTCGTCTGACCACAGTGACTTTCTTAGCTACTGGGTGTGATCTTTGA